CCTTTCCCGCTGGAGGCAAAGGTCTCCTTGGCCGCCAGCACGGTGTTGCAGTGGATGGTCACGGTGTCCTCGACCTTGCGCGCGTAGCCCCCGGCGAAGGTCACCATCACCGGGATGCCGTGGGCGCGGGCGGCGCGGAACACCATGAGGTCGCGCTTCTTCAGCCCCTCCAGGCT
This genomic window from Terriglobales bacterium contains:
- a CDS encoding histone deacetylase, encoding DQALSAGLRQFQPDLLCYLAGADPYQEDQLGGLALSLEGLKKRDLMVFRAARAHGIPVMVTFAGGYARKVEDTVTIHCNTVLAAKETFASSGKGD